The following coding sequences lie in one uncultured Mailhella sp. genomic window:
- a CDS encoding hemolysin family protein yields MTALIITIVLALSISALCSTMEAMLYSIPWTTLEKMKESGSRSGKILYHMRSNVDQPISAILTLNTIANTAGASLAGALAASALGPENMPYFAALFTVLVLLFGEIIPKTLGVSYPGALGRLLALPLFGMTVVLRPATWLSGQITRLITPKKSGPEATEDDINAMARISRQAGVIQGYEETAIRNILALDQKRVHDVMTPRTVVFSLSENCTVDEAHAMPSFWHFSRIPVYAEDNEDIVGLVLRRDVVLHRDAHEGSMKLGEIMQPVHFVLESLTLDKVLAEFLERHQHLFAVLDEYGGLAGVISLEDVMEELLGREIVDESDVAADLRAVARSRRAKTTASARNKHVDEH; encoded by the coding sequence ATGACCGCCCTCATCATCACCATCGTTCTCGCCCTGTCCATTTCCGCGCTCTGTTCCACCATGGAGGCCATGCTCTACTCCATTCCGTGGACCACCCTTGAAAAAATGAAGGAATCAGGTTCACGCTCCGGCAAGATCCTGTATCACATGCGCTCCAACGTGGATCAGCCCATTTCGGCCATCCTCACGCTGAACACCATCGCCAACACCGCGGGCGCGTCGCTCGCGGGCGCGCTGGCCGCCTCGGCCCTCGGGCCGGAAAACATGCCCTACTTCGCCGCGCTCTTCACCGTGCTCGTGCTGCTCTTCGGCGAAATCATTCCCAAAACGCTGGGAGTCTCCTATCCCGGCGCGCTCGGACGCCTGCTGGCGCTTCCCCTTTTCGGCATGACCGTCGTTCTGCGCCCGGCCACCTGGCTTTCCGGACAGATCACCCGGCTCATCACGCCCAAGAAGTCCGGCCCCGAAGCCACCGAAGACGACATCAACGCCATGGCCCGCATCTCGCGGCAGGCGGGCGTGATTCAGGGCTATGAGGAAACGGCCATCCGCAACATTCTCGCCCTCGATCAGAAGCGCGTCCACGACGTGATGACCCCGCGCACCGTGGTGTTTTCCCTTTCGGAAAACTGCACCGTGGACGAAGCCCACGCCATGCCCTCGTTCTGGCATTTCAGCCGCATTCCCGTGTACGCCGAAGACAACGAAGACATCGTGGGCCTCGTGCTGCGCCGCGACGTAGTGCTGCATCGCGACGCCCACGAAGGCAGCATGAAGCTCGGCGAAATCATGCAGCCCGTACACTTCGTGCTCGAATCGCTCACCCTCGACAAGGTGCTCGCCGAGTTTCTGGAACGGCATCAGCACCTCTTCGCCGTGCTCGACGAATACGGCGGACTCGCGGGCGTTATCTCCCTTGAGGACGTCATGGAAGAGCTGCTCGGCCGCGAAATCGTGGACGAAAGCGACGTGGCCGCCGATCTGCGCGCCGTGGCCAGAAGCCGCCGCGCCAAAACCACGGCCTCGGCGCGGAACAAACACGTCGATGAACACTAA
- a CDS encoding cytochrome c maturation protein CcmE, whose protein sequence is MSAKNNLRIYLTAFVLLAGGVGFMLWSALSEGSMYHLNVSEAVAMPSEKLKSARLFGVASDDIVKAQNGLGASFTLRDLEHPEKVIRVHYRGALPDTFEKGAEVIVEGRMEGRDFAAKTLMTKCPSKYEKSNREHA, encoded by the coding sequence ATGTCCGCGAAAAACAATCTCCGCATCTATCTCACGGCTTTCGTTCTCCTGGCCGGAGGCGTGGGGTTCATGCTCTGGTCTGCCCTGTCCGAGGGCAGCATGTATCATCTCAACGTATCCGAGGCCGTGGCCATGCCTTCGGAAAAACTGAAGTCCGCCAGACTGTTCGGCGTAGCCTCCGACGACATCGTCAAGGCGCAGAACGGCCTCGGCGCGAGCTTTACGCTGCGCGATCTGGAACATCCCGAAAAGGTCATCCGGGTACACTATCGCGGCGCGCTGCCGGACACCTTTGAAAAAGGCGCGGAAGTCATCGTCGAAGGCCGCATGGAGGGGCGGGACTTCGCAGCGAAAACGCTCATGACCAAGTGCCCCTCCAAGTATGAAAAAAGCAATCGGGAGCACGCCTGA